Proteins encoded together in one Terriglobus saanensis SP1PR4 window:
- a CDS encoding TrbI/VirB10 family protein, with translation MPEPNQNVPATVPEQPESKPPLRKSMPVVIALVVIIGLIGIANLSSLLSGNKKNAPTSAMPMRPAAPNAQQVNNFQSQQQLQAQRDAQDRQHQQELNAALQQLQQTEGAPGPEAAGAPPMTTAQRSAIYGDSPNAPQRTSNVSQAQAEAKQKQLAKEKQQQDAINSDTLAIDFERNSPATPASAASEPAATAAGGAAPVKTASVEAKTDSKGNAMARYDFDTYDGRLYRIFEGTVLEGVVTNHIDGGFSGPIMVSLTTDLYSHDHQQLLLPQGTRLLGEVQSVGNAQQRKMFVTFHRAICPDGFSLEFAKYIGLDQIGTTGLATKVDHGYLQAFAAAAAIGGLGGLAQIGNNGSVLQPSTQIRNGISEQSATEGEQVLNHFLNRLPIITLKEGSRARVYIGTDLSIPAYAEHRVDPTL, from the coding sequence GTGCCCGAGCCGAATCAGAACGTCCCTGCGACCGTTCCCGAGCAGCCGGAGTCCAAGCCACCGCTGCGGAAGAGTATGCCGGTGGTCATTGCCCTGGTTGTCATCATCGGACTTATTGGCATCGCCAATCTCTCCAGCTTGTTGAGCGGCAACAAAAAGAATGCTCCAACCAGCGCGATGCCCATGCGCCCGGCAGCTCCGAATGCGCAACAGGTGAACAATTTCCAGTCGCAGCAGCAGTTGCAAGCACAGCGCGACGCGCAAGATCGCCAGCATCAACAGGAGCTGAATGCCGCCCTCCAGCAACTCCAGCAGACGGAGGGTGCTCCCGGTCCGGAGGCCGCAGGCGCGCCACCGATGACCACCGCGCAACGATCGGCGATCTATGGCGATAGCCCCAACGCTCCACAACGCACCTCCAACGTGTCACAGGCGCAGGCCGAGGCCAAGCAGAAGCAGCTTGCCAAGGAAAAGCAGCAGCAGGACGCGATCAACAGCGACACGCTGGCAATTGACTTTGAGCGTAACAGCCCCGCAACTCCCGCAAGTGCCGCGTCAGAGCCCGCTGCTACCGCAGCCGGCGGCGCGGCCCCTGTGAAGACTGCCAGCGTAGAAGCCAAGACGGACAGTAAAGGCAATGCGATGGCGAGGTATGACTTCGATACCTACGATGGGCGTCTTTATCGCATCTTCGAGGGCACGGTGCTTGAGGGCGTTGTCACCAATCACATTGACGGCGGTTTCAGCGGGCCGATCATGGTTTCACTGACCACCGACCTTTACTCCCACGATCACCAACAGCTTCTCTTGCCACAAGGAACGCGCTTACTTGGTGAAGTGCAGAGCGTAGGCAATGCCCAACAACGCAAGATGTTCGTGACCTTCCATCGCGCCATTTGCCCAGACGGCTTCTCACTTGAGTTCGCCAAGTACATCGGCCTCGATCAAATCGGCACAACCGGCCTTGCGACCAAAGTAGACCACGGCTACTTGCAGGCGTTCGCCGCCGCTGCTGCCATCGGCGGCTTGGGCGGGCTCGCGCAGATCGGGAACAATGGTAGTGTGCTGCAACCGTCCACTCAAATTCGGAATGGCATCTCTGAGCAGTCCGCTACTGAAGGCGAGCAGGTCTTAAATCACTTCCTGAATCGGCTTCCGATCATCACGCTCAAGGAAGGTTCCCGCGCCCGTGTGTACATCGGCACGGACCTGTCGATTCCCGCTTATGCAGAGCATCGGGTCGATCCCACGCTGTAA
- a CDS encoding TrbG/VirB9 family P-type conjugative transfer protein: protein MKPPILIFVACGLALTTVASASSPTTPEPKHLQPNAPRTITVSEADTPPVVRVGLLQSTLILLPAEEKVANVFAGDTVDWVFDGGHVASRFISIKPKLANSTTDVHIVSDHGNEYTLQLREISGDEDLHFDSKIFITPGDKAAKDRLVEMPVFVPVAELDKVKQEAAAAKAAEAATLKAEQTKEESYRSQYPGSLHFDYTWDKSKGKGLGLQAIWRDDKFTYLRGQFQETPALYEVKDKKPSLINFDFANGLYTVPKELDNGYLAIGKQKVEFHRTQEAR, encoded by the coding sequence ATGAAACCACCCATCCTCATCTTCGTCGCCTGTGGGCTTGCCTTAACCACCGTCGCCTCTGCCTCTAGTCCCACGACACCCGAGCCAAAGCACCTTCAGCCAAATGCGCCGCGCACCATCACCGTGTCGGAGGCCGACACGCCGCCTGTGGTTCGCGTCGGGTTGCTGCAATCGACGTTGATCCTTCTGCCCGCAGAAGAGAAGGTCGCCAATGTCTTTGCCGGTGACACGGTGGATTGGGTGTTTGACGGCGGGCACGTAGCCAGCCGCTTCATCAGCATCAAGCCGAAGTTGGCGAACAGCACGACGGATGTGCATATCGTCTCTGACCACGGAAATGAATACACGCTCCAACTACGTGAAATTTCCGGCGATGAAGATCTTCACTTCGATTCCAAAATCTTCATCACGCCCGGCGACAAAGCGGCAAAAGACAGGCTTGTTGAAATGCCCGTTTTCGTTCCAGTCGCCGAGTTGGACAAAGTGAAGCAGGAAGCAGCAGCGGCAAAAGCGGCTGAGGCCGCGACCCTAAAGGCTGAGCAGACAAAAGAGGAATCCTACCGGAGTCAGTATCCCGGCTCCTTGCACTTTGACTACACATGGGACAAGTCCAAGGGCAAAGGGCTTGGACTGCAGGCGATATGGCGTGATGACAAGTTCACGTATCTGCGAGGTCAGTTTCAGGAGACCCCCGCTCTCTACGAGGTAAAGGACAAAAAACCTTCCCTCATCAACTTTGATTTCGCAAATGGCCTCTATACCGTCCCAAAGGAACTGGACAACGGTTATCTCGCCATCGGCAAGCAGAAGGTCGAGTTCCATCGCACCCAGGAAGCGAGGTAG
- a CDS encoding VirB4 family type IV secretion system protein, translated as MTRANTEQIKHTPWFAKAGAACSIVPIARFIGPNVFALKGGGYGCLFSLDGIDEEGLTDQELDARMRSIEGALRGLPEGSCLYQYTRVMSGFELPRQKTYSNSVTQVFVDDRLAFLEKTAGFRRIDLHWCLAMEPSTLKAFERKPQENATDTSRMLLELQKTATILEGHLGGLLGLRRLDKNDTFQVFSYLFNLEEWALDSQLREDAGVDRQIVSNPVTWHDDHLRVGKRYVQMLSLKTTPEASRPCLFSGLLTLDCDSVLCSTWRPKSTTAARSEIDAQEKFISFFKVGVLIRVMSGRDAGSLDTGAGAKAANSNVDDLSLVIRELDKKAQGEYSLRLLLAANSAEQLRNTAPAVHRIFVDARAQVIEETLGNLSAFYAMFPGNGKFNVFPMWLSEEHHARLSSVFAPHIGHPHSEDLDFEYLNVFETRTRTPFFQDVYVDGVRVMLIIGPTGSGKSMIGNATVALEQKYGGFTYIFDIGGSYESVVELYGGRVDRIGKDGPRVALFSLEPTESNIKFLYSFIKLLLTNGGAELEPEDDDVIHKAVQDIYLLDPENRRLSNLFLPKKLDRYLSKWVGRGVYSAIFDNIDDSLSLSRLQCFDFQGVNNKQYADLIEPLMVWLLNRINGVLYDPANLGVPKHILIEEIFSSMKNRQLLEGALASIKTVRKNLGGVTMIGQSAEDLGENADSIVNSCTSFLFLKDATFNRKRYAELFKMTEQQLALFESLQDREALYMRRDGLTKVVRMNLDGRSYATFSTKPKDRVRRSKLIAKYGLTEGITRFAQGESA; from the coding sequence ATGACCCGCGCAAATACTGAGCAAATTAAACATACTCCGTGGTTCGCAAAGGCCGGAGCCGCGTGCAGCATCGTTCCGATTGCACGCTTCATCGGGCCGAATGTCTTTGCTCTCAAGGGCGGAGGCTATGGCTGTCTCTTTTCGCTCGATGGCATTGATGAAGAGGGTTTGACCGACCAGGAGCTTGACGCTCGGATGCGGTCGATTGAAGGCGCATTGCGCGGGCTTCCCGAAGGCTCGTGCCTGTATCAGTACACCCGCGTCATGTCCGGCTTTGAGTTGCCGCGCCAGAAGACATACAGCAACTCCGTCACACAGGTTTTCGTGGATGACCGGCTGGCCTTCCTAGAGAAGACGGCAGGCTTTCGGCGCATTGATCTCCATTGGTGCCTTGCGATGGAGCCATCGACACTGAAGGCGTTTGAGCGCAAGCCCCAAGAGAATGCCACCGACACATCGCGGATGCTCCTGGAGCTTCAGAAGACAGCAACGATCCTTGAAGGTCATCTCGGCGGCCTGCTAGGGCTACGGCGGCTCGACAAGAACGATACATTTCAAGTCTTCTCCTATCTCTTCAACCTAGAAGAGTGGGCCTTAGACTCGCAGCTCCGCGAGGACGCGGGGGTGGACCGGCAGATCGTCAGCAATCCCGTCACATGGCATGACGATCACTTGCGCGTGGGAAAACGGTACGTCCAGATGCTCTCTCTGAAAACCACACCGGAGGCATCCAGGCCGTGCCTTTTCTCCGGTCTGCTGACCCTCGATTGCGATAGTGTGTTGTGCTCGACATGGCGGCCCAAGTCCACCACAGCGGCCCGCAGCGAGATCGACGCGCAGGAGAAGTTCATCTCTTTTTTCAAGGTCGGCGTGTTAATCCGCGTGATGAGCGGACGTGACGCTGGCTCACTGGACACGGGTGCAGGTGCAAAAGCCGCCAACAGCAACGTCGATGACTTGAGCCTTGTCATCCGCGAACTGGATAAGAAGGCACAAGGCGAATACTCGCTTCGCTTGCTGCTCGCCGCCAACAGCGCGGAGCAGCTGCGGAACACTGCGCCCGCTGTGCATCGGATCTTCGTCGATGCGCGGGCGCAGGTGATCGAAGAGACGCTTGGCAATCTCTCTGCGTTCTACGCCATGTTCCCCGGTAATGGAAAATTCAACGTCTTCCCGATGTGGCTCTCCGAAGAGCACCATGCGCGACTCTCTTCTGTCTTCGCGCCACACATCGGCCACCCCCACTCCGAAGACCTGGATTTCGAGTACCTGAATGTCTTTGAAACCCGGACTAGGACACCGTTCTTTCAGGATGTGTACGTGGATGGTGTGCGCGTCATGCTCATCATCGGGCCAACCGGCAGCGGGAAAAGCATGATCGGCAACGCGACCGTTGCGCTCGAACAAAAATACGGCGGATTCACTTACATCTTCGACATTGGCGGCAGCTATGAGAGCGTCGTGGAGCTGTACGGCGGGCGCGTTGATCGCATCGGCAAAGATGGTCCTCGCGTCGCCTTGTTCTCCCTTGAGCCGACCGAAAGCAACATCAAGTTTCTGTACAGCTTCATCAAACTCCTACTAACCAACGGTGGCGCGGAGCTGGAGCCGGAAGACGACGATGTGATCCACAAGGCCGTGCAGGACATCTACCTGCTCGATCCGGAAAACAGGCGTCTATCGAATCTCTTCCTGCCTAAGAAGCTGGACCGTTACTTGTCAAAATGGGTTGGAAGAGGCGTTTACAGCGCCATCTTCGACAACATAGACGACAGCCTCTCGCTATCGCGTCTCCAGTGCTTCGACTTCCAGGGCGTCAATAACAAGCAATACGCCGACCTGATTGAACCGTTGATGGTCTGGCTGCTCAATCGCATCAATGGCGTGCTCTATGATCCCGCCAACCTCGGCGTGCCCAAGCACATTTTGATCGAGGAGATTTTCTCTTCGATGAAGAATCGCCAGTTGCTCGAAGGCGCTCTCGCTTCCATCAAGACCGTCCGTAAGAACCTTGGCGGCGTCACGATGATCGGCCAGTCTGCCGAAGACCTTGGTGAAAACGCCGACTCCATCGTGAATTCCTGTACATCGTTTCTCTTCCTGAAGGATGCAACGTTCAACCGGAAGCGGTATGCAGAACTGTTCAAGATGACCGAACAGCAGCTCGCTCTCTTTGAGAGCTTGCAGGATCGCGAAGCACTCTACATGCGCCGCGATGGACTCACCAAGGTTGTTCGCATGAACCTCGACGGGCGTAGCTATGCCACGTTCTCTACCAAACCCAAAGACCGGGTGCGCCGGTCGAAGCTAATTGCAAAGTACGGACTCACCGAGGGCATCACGCGGTTCGCCCAGGGTGAGTCTGCATAA
- a CDS encoding VirB3 family type IV secretion system protein: MTKRGEPLPINQAMNRPRAKLGLDLTAWMAIVFVCVTVFLVGFRFLAMMAFPTLAIAAWLIVRKHPKMFQLWGLSLSQKSYYDPRKY; the protein is encoded by the coding sequence ATGACCAAGCGTGGAGAACCGCTACCAATCAATCAGGCCATGAACAGACCGAGAGCCAAACTTGGTCTCGACCTCACAGCATGGATGGCGATCGTCTTCGTCTGCGTAACGGTTTTCCTCGTTGGGTTTCGATTCTTGGCGATGATGGCTTTCCCCACGCTCGCTATCGCCGCGTGGCTCATCGTTCGTAAACACCCAAAGATGTTCCAACTATGGGGCCTGAGCCTCAGCCAGAAGTCCTACTATGACCCGCGCAAATACTGA
- a CDS encoding LysR family transcriptional regulator — translation MSIDDHLEFRLLKYFVAVVEAGTFTAAAVRLHVAQSAVSTQIRALEDVLNVQLFDREHGYALTAEGRTMLRYAKSSLKTRQRLIQTLQAIHAATLQPLRLGFSPFVQKGLLHSVSAVYKEVLPDCEMMPESGDTDQVIDRIRTNKLDAAIVTLPIAGDDLELHVLEREPLLVCMRNTDPLAEYEAVTPSSLNNKISIFAYQKHHPAAYSRLLEMFTAVGITTRPCEPTHNIEHIQWMVKEGHCYSLMRAGRTLMNGLVTRPVVGVDWTIDTALVLRADNENPALFLFVEELTNRFWQSAEIHEKKPLASGRVRSHGRKTSAEKNDDQIDLFTVGDKRK, via the coding sequence ATGAGCATCGACGATCATCTCGAATTCCGCCTTCTCAAATATTTTGTAGCCGTCGTGGAAGCAGGTACTTTCACCGCCGCAGCCGTACGCCTTCATGTTGCTCAGTCTGCCGTCAGCACACAGATTCGGGCGCTTGAAGACGTTCTGAATGTCCAACTCTTTGACCGTGAGCACGGCTATGCGCTGACAGCCGAAGGTCGGACGATGCTGCGCTATGCGAAGTCGAGCCTGAAGACAAGACAGCGTCTCATTCAGACGTTGCAAGCCATCCACGCGGCAACCCTTCAGCCGTTGCGATTGGGATTCTCCCCCTTCGTTCAAAAGGGACTGCTGCACTCCGTTTCAGCGGTCTACAAAGAGGTGCTGCCGGACTGCGAGATGATGCCCGAAAGCGGCGACACCGATCAGGTCATAGACCGGATTCGGACGAATAAGCTAGACGCGGCAATCGTCACTCTGCCGATTGCCGGAGATGACCTGGAGCTACACGTTCTGGAGCGCGAACCTCTGCTGGTCTGCATGAGGAACACCGATCCTCTGGCGGAGTATGAGGCAGTAACTCCATCGTCTCTCAACAATAAGATCAGTATCTTTGCCTATCAAAAGCATCATCCCGCTGCCTATAGCCGCCTTCTGGAGATGTTCACCGCTGTCGGAATTACGACCCGTCCCTGTGAGCCAACGCACAACATCGAGCACATTCAATGGATGGTTAAAGAAGGTCACTGCTATTCGCTCATGCGTGCCGGACGCACGCTAATGAATGGGCTGGTAACGAGGCCAGTTGTAGGAGTGGATTGGACCATCGACACTGCGCTTGTGTTGCGCGCAGACAATGAGAACCCAGCGCTATTCTTGTTCGTCGAGGAGCTGACGAACCGCTTCTGGCAATCGGCCGAAATCCATGAGAAGAAGCCGCTCGCGTCGGGTCGTGTCCGGTCACACGGACGGAAGACCTCGGCTGAGAAAAACGACGATCAAATAGACCTCTTTACGGTCGGGGATAAGCGCAAATAG
- a CDS encoding helix-turn-helix domain-containing protein, whose translation MNLIEKLEARSGAMKVAELCELLGVDDKHIYRMAARGSLPSFHVGGAIRFDPQEVAKWLRLKYGPDETTGRKRPERIGPSRGVGQRIA comes from the coding sequence GTGAACCTTATCGAAAAACTGGAAGCCCGAAGTGGTGCCATGAAGGTTGCGGAACTCTGCGAGTTGCTTGGCGTGGACGACAAACACATCTATCGCATGGCTGCTCGTGGCTCGTTGCCGAGTTTCCATGTTGGCGGAGCAATACGCTTCGATCCGCAGGAGGTCGCCAAGTGGCTTCGGCTGAAGTACGGGCCGGACGAGACTACTGGCAGAAAACGGCCAGAGCGCATTGGCCCTTCTCGTGGCGTTGGTCAACGCATTGCATAG